Proteins found in one Neodiprion lecontei isolate iyNeoLeco1 chromosome 6, iyNeoLeco1.1, whole genome shotgun sequence genomic segment:
- the LOC124294923 gene encoding sarcoplasmic reticulum histidine-rich calcium-binding protein-like, protein MVVYRTMMWCFFAILGCVAAMPSNLESVSVSRTNLADMEASASGYSYQQQHGAPVSYVHFNNHATGNFHNAPTPVVSYIASAPEPAPVAYRAPETILKFRPASHQYAQNAPDNYKLGLPNGYILPLLPKQKEPLAPYFVPVKVDQVPRKIEIADDEKADDDDENDEDHHHDDEDDDDDDEEEYDPSFGRGFIEPAKISGSDYESGSGAEHSAKKHSTHGEKGEKGYKNHQDFDNNEKGEHESENHKGQYSADGGRKKSHSSTSGHYAGHEEGSKGEGGLSYGTEASHKKGHKTSGFHNVYHKDEYKKDTDFYDDAHKSGHFEKQGAFGDHHVSTEGGFKKGGHHDSAYAQNDAAKDGGFDKGHDYKEDQGHSNAKGHQGYHENYADYAAKDAANSGKKHSYAKEHHEPSRYTS, encoded by the exons ATGGTGGTGTACCGAACGATGATGTGGTGTTTCTTCGCCATCCTCGGATGCGTTGCCGCGATGCCGTCTAACCTGGAGAGCGTGTCAGTTTCGCGGACGAATCTTGCCGACATGGAGGCTTCAGCCAGCGGATACTCATATCAGCAACAGCACGGCGCCCCCGTCTCATACGTTCATTTCAACAACCACGCGACCGGAAATTTCCACAACGCCCCAACCCCGGTGGTTAGCTACATCGCCTCTGCACCCGAACCGGCTCCCGTGGCTTACAGGGCACCAGAGACCATCTTGAAATTTAGACCAGCCTCGCATCAGTACGCTCAAAACGCGCCAGACAACTACAAGCTTGGTTTGCCCAATGGATACATCCTACCGCTGTTACCGAAGCAGAAAGAACCGCTGGCGCCTTACTTTGTGCCTGTGAAGGTTGACCAGGTTCCTCGGAAGATTGAAATCGCTGATGACGAAAAGgcagatgatgatgatgagaaCGATGAGGACCATCACCACGACGATGaagacgatgacgacgacgatgaagAGGAATACGATCCTTCTTTCGGGCGCGGCTTCATCGAGCCAGCCAAGATCAGCGGGTCTGACTACGAGTCCGGAAGCGGTGCGGAGCATAGTGCAAAGAAGCATTCTACTCACGGAGAGAAGGGAGAGAAGGGGTACAAAAATCATCAGGACTTTGATAACAACGAGAAGGGTGAACATGAGAGCGAGAATCACAAGG GTCAGTACAGCGCCGACGGTGGGCGTAAAAAATCCCACAGCAGCACCAGCGGCCACTACGCCGGACACGAGGAAGGATCAAAGGGTGAGGGTGGTTTAAGCTACGGGACGGAGGCCTCTCATAAGAAGGGGCACAAGACAAGTGGCTTCCACAACGTTTATCATAAGGACGAGTACAAGAAGGACACCGACTTTTATGACGACGCCCATAAAAGTGGCCACTTCGAAAAACAGGGTGCATTCGGGGACCACCACGTGTCCACCGAGGGCGGTTTCAAGAAGGGAGGCCATCACGACTCTGCATATGCTCAAAATGATGCCGCGAAGGATGGCGGGTTTGACAAGGGTCACGACTACAAAGAGGACCAGGGTCACAGCAACGCCAAGGGCCACCAGGGCTACCATGAAAATTATGCTGATTACGCCGCGAAGGATGCAGCCAATTCGGGCAAAAAGCATAGCTATGCAAAGGAACATCATGAACCCAGCAGATACACCTCGTGA
- the LOC124295036 gene encoding glycine-rich cell wall structural protein-like, producing MKLLASVALVCISSFTVSAKEPVLTADDSDKNLVVSGSGLEDLETSATGYIFRRNGNGQGQLFNSGGLSSGISGGYNYGSPLQGIGSLGGGNFGGSGGLGQFSGGSGINFPSKYSIGNFGGGDIGSNNIASMNGYSGNIGGGGFDETGLGIGGLGYGGGAAGSLGLGYGISKNGIGLAGLGGGLGDGLQGLGGLGGGLIQAGGLQGGLGYGRIGVGAGLAHGQYIPITGSLGGLGHGGIGGAASAGAYNNGGGAEFQAAEAAAAGEKGSKGYKVSEGFDKGEKGKIDEEKQAGAYSSAGGAKKGEAEEEKKYAESNAAAKGEKGETFHKSGGHKKGHKTSGFHNVYHKDEFKKDTSFYDSDHASGQKETYGSENAHHDAAKGEYEKAEKVDAAHHEDNQAKKGSFTNGHQYGAVQGHDREAGEKEHFDNEIEYAKKDGHKGEKKYGQSSDDYVKKIY from the exons atgaaattgcTCGCAAGTGTCGCGTTAGTGTGCATCTCAAGTTTTACCGTCAGTGCCAAAGAGCCAGTTTTAACGGCAGATGACAGCGACAAAAATCTCGTGGTCTCCGGCTCCGGATTGGAAGACCTCGAGACGTCAGCGACCGGATACATATTCAGGCGAAACGGGAACGGTCAAGGCCAACTTTTCAACTCCGGAGGGCTGAGTTCCGGTATTTCCGGTGGCTACAACTACGGCTCACCTTTGCAGGGCATAGGGTCACTCGGAGGTGGAAATTTTGGGGGTTCCGGGGGACTTGGACAATTTTCCGGTGGCTCAGGAATTAATTTTCCATCTAAATACAGTATTGGAAACTTTGGTGGTG GTGATATCGGATCCAACAATATTGCCTCCATGAACGGCTACAGCGGAAATATCGGTGGGGGCGGCTTTGACGAGACTGGGCTGGGAATCGGCGGACTTGGTTATGGCGGGGGCGCAGCTGGCAGTCTGGGGCTTGGTTACGGGATTTCAAAAAACGGTATTGGCCTAGCTGGACTCGGGGGCGGACTGGGCGATGGGCTTCAGGGGCTGGGGGGTTTGGGGGGTGGGCTGATTCAGGCAGGGGGATTGCAGGGGGGCCTGGGGTACGGCAGAATCGGCGTAGGGGCTGGTCTAGCTCATGGTCAGTACATTCCAATAACGGGATCTCTTGGGGGATTGGGACACGGAGGCATTGGTGGAGCCGCTAGCGCAGGGGCGTACAACAACGGGGGTGGTGCCGAGTTCCAGGCGGCTGAAGCGGCCGCCGCTGGCGAGAAGGGCTCCAAGGGCTACAAGGTCTCCGAGGGGTTCGACAAGGGCGAGAAGGGGAAGATAGACGAGGAGAAGCAAGCGGGCGCGTACAGCAGCGCCGGTGGAGCGAAAAAAGGTGAAGccgaagaggagaaaaagtacGCCGAGTCGAACGCCGCCGCCAAGGGCGAGAAGGGAGAGACCTTCCACAAGAGCGGGGGACACAAAAAGGGGCACAAGACGTCCGGCTTCCACAACGTTTACCACAAGGACGAGTTCAAGAAGGACACGTCCTTCTATGACTCCGATCACGCCAGCGGCCAAAAGGAGACGTACGGATCAGAAAACGCGCATCACGACGCCGCCAAGGGTGAGTACGAGAAGGCCGAAAAGGTTGACGCTGCTCACCACGAGGACAACCAGGCGAAGAAGGGATCGTTCACAAACGGACATCAGTACGGCGCTGTTCAAGGCCACGATCGAGAAGCAGGAGAGAAGGAGCACTTTGATAACGAGATTGAATACGCCAAGAAGGACGGTCACAAGGGGGAGAAGAAGTATGGACAATCATCGGATGACTATGTCAAGAAGATCTATTAA
- the LOC107219589 gene encoding uncharacterized protein LOC107219589 has translation MSGLWRVFLVACLLEACLSHPAKEQAGKMYVSKTKMSDLESSASGYVYKNLPASKYAEIINEGLREFEEAPAAAPAKKSAKKEFVLLPSIQLEPDAEMLPAHYTRVEPPGVDHMEISFQDPEALDSYRSSLIEGTPEADAAPAAYAKTGEFQEGAGKQFAAEKHVAEGKKGEKGFKKAEEFEEAVKGEHDNANHKGSYAEAAGKKKAYDETEKHYAGHKDSAEADKGASYELEGHHEKGHNNAGFHNVYHKDEYKKDSDFYDKDHRGGKFRKHGHYGEKHTSAEGGFKKGGNHDSGYAEADEAREGEFAKGHEREAKKGHAAKQGYGGFFGNFEEFAKKGGAVEAKKYGFSSGDNAKESR, from the coding sequence ATGAGTGGCTTGTGGAGAGTTTTTCTGGTGGCCTGTCTACTAGAAGCCTGTTTATCTCATCCGGCGAAGGAGCAGGCTGGCAAAATGTACGTCTCAAAGACGAAGATGTCGGATCTCGAGTCTTCAGCAAGTGGATACGTCTACAAAAACCTCCCGGCGTCGAAGTACGCCGAAATAATAAACGAGGGACTGCGAGAGTTCGAAGAAGCACCCGCTGCAGCTCCAGCGAAAAAATCAGCGAAAAAGGAGTTCGTCCTTCTCCCTTCAATTCAACTGGAGCCTGACGCAGAGATGCTGCCAGCTCATTACACGAGGGTTGAACCACCGGGGGTCGACCACATGGAGATATCGTTCCAGGACCCGGAAGCGTTGGATTCGTACAGGAGTTCGCTGATCGAGGGAACGCCGGAGGCGGACGCGGCGCCCGCCGCTTACGCGAAAACCGGGGAATTCCAGGAGGGCGCCGGGAAGCAATTCGCCGCGGAGAAGCACGTGGCCGAGGGGAAGAAGGGGGAGAAGGGCTTCAAGAAGGCAGAGGAATTCGAGGAGGCTGTCAAGGGTGAGCACGACAACGCGAATCACAAGGGGAGCTACGCCGAGGCGGCGGGCAAGAAAAAGGCCTACGATGAGACAGAGAAGCACTACGCGGGGCACAAGGATTCGGCAGAGGCGGACAAGGGCGCGAGCTACGAGCTGGAGGGCCACCACGAGAAGGGGCACAACAACGCCGGCTTCCACAACGTCTATCACAAGGACGAGTACAAGAAGGACTCGGACTTCTACGACAAGGACCACAGGGGTGGCAAGTTCAGGAAGCACGGTCACTACGGCGAGAAGCACACCTCGGCCGAGGGCGGTTTCAAGAAGGGCGGAAATCACGACTCGGGATACGCCGAGGCCGACGAAGCCAGGGAGGGTGAATTTGCCAAGGGGCACGAGCGGGAGGCAAAGAAGGGGCACGCCGCGAAGCAGGGGTACGGCGGGTTCTTTGGAAATTTCGAAGAGTTCGCTAAAAAGGGCGGCGCCGTCGAAGCGAAGAAATACGGCTTCAGCAGCGGCGACAACGCGAAGGAGTCTCGTTGA
- the LOC107219468 gene encoding arylalkylamine N-acetyltransferase 1-like, which produces MASKVFKNYLSKVAGLGSHCYRALQFHGSPLNLKNCCQQATHQYYTRLARTQDHEAIMNVMCDTYLKCEPSIVNIGLSGMELPTLNLMIRKGMKEGMTIVAVRGDDEAVIGAAVNTGSCPWNPDHLLRFAKCCQCGPIQDLLRFYAYVTATPQLWQKYCILKIFECTYVTVANEYQGNGIAKRLIQDSWYLARDCGYRYTAKVADGFRWECVWSLPFDEYKCNGEVIFKHIQEPHGRVDVYVDQVRFCKDYCRPHPTCNKRRKKNDRVWRLR; this is translated from the exons ATGGCGTccaaagttttcaaaaactatTTATCGAAGGTTGCTGGACTTGGCAGTCACTGTTATCGGGCCTTGCAGTTTCACGGATCTCCTCttaacttgaaaaattgctgTCAG CAGGCGACACACCAATATTACACAAGGCTAGCCCGCACACAGGACCACGAGGCGATAATGAATGTGATGTGTGATACTTACTTGAAGTGCGAACCTTCCATAGTAAACATCGGGCTTTCCGGGATGGAACTTCCCACCCTAAACCTCATGATTCGCAAGGGGATGAAAGAGGGCATGACCATTGTGGCAGTTCGTGGGGATGACGAGGCTGTGATCGGAGCCGCGGTAAATACCGGGTCATGTCCTTGGAATCCTGATCATCTCCTGCGGTTTGCAAAGTGTTGCCAATGCGGCCCCATTCAGGATCTTCTGAGGTTCTACGCTTACGTGACAGCGACGCCACAGCTCTGGCAGAAGTACTGCATCCTCAAGATATTCGAATGCACTTACGTTACGGTCGCTAACGAGTATCAGGGCAACGGGATAGCGAAACGTTTAATTCAGGACAGCTGGTATCTTGCCAGAGACTGTGGCTACAG GTACACGGCCAAGGTGGCTGATGGATTCAGGTGGGAATGCGTGTGGAGCTTACCGTTCGATGAATACAAGTGCAACGGCGAGGTAATTTTCAAGCATATTCAAGAGCCGCACGGAAGGGTCGATGTCTACGTGGACCAGGTCAGATTTTGCAAGGACTATTGCAGGCCGCATCCAACCTGTAACaaacggaggaaaaaaaatgatcgcgTATGGAGGTTACGATAG